The following proteins come from a genomic window of Aequorivita marisscotiae:
- a CDS encoding DEAD/DEAH box helicase, whose amino-acid sequence MTDIQDAVQEKKTDKELYSYQKGAIDQIFEKFETAPDDYHLLYQLPTGGGKTVIFSEIVRQYLKHHNKKVLVMTHRVELCKQTSEMLTSFGVVNKVVNSTANLSDQAKYSCFVAMVETLNNRLNDDKLDISDIGLVIIDEAHYNSFTKLFKFFEKSFILGVTATPLSSNRSLPMKDNYQELIVGESIESLIENEFLAEVEVFQYNMGLTSLEIGSNGDYTVKSSDDLYSGVGMLDQLLQAYLTHSKGKKTLIFNNGINTSIQVYYHLRAEGLPVMHLDNTASKKERKQILRWFKETPDAILTSVSILTTGFDEPTIDTIILNRATRSLTLYFQMIGRGSRILNNKSKFSVIDLGNNYQRFGPWEAPLDWQAIFRSPDYYMDRLMSDDELESHFRYEMPDELRAEFAKSKEVYFDIKKTYTEATFKGESSKVVLERSIAQHAHICIENSEDVYDALGLAKMLNDDIDHRIEKYSQCISKSTHNFISWLKDDYRLKLRSYIRENFDAVFEEINGFPPED is encoded by the coding sequence ATGACCGATATTCAAGACGCTGTTCAAGAAAAAAAGACTGATAAAGAACTGTATAGCTACCAAAAAGGAGCAATAGACCAGATTTTTGAGAAGTTTGAAACTGCGCCAGACGATTACCATTTGCTATATCAGCTACCAACGGGTGGCGGAAAAACGGTTATTTTTTCTGAAATAGTACGTCAGTATTTAAAGCATCACAACAAAAAGGTACTGGTTATGACCCACCGGGTTGAACTTTGCAAGCAAACTTCGGAAATGCTAACAAGCTTTGGGGTGGTTAACAAGGTGGTAAATAGCACGGCAAATCTTTCTGATCAGGCTAAGTACAGTTGTTTTGTGGCAATGGTAGAAACCTTGAACAATCGTTTAAACGACGATAAGTTGGATATTTCGGACATTGGATTGGTAATTATTGATGAAGCACATTACAATTCGTTTACCAAACTTTTCAAATTTTTTGAAAAATCCTTTATTTTAGGAGTTACCGCAACGCCTTTAAGCTCTAATAGAAGTCTTCCTATGAAAGACAATTATCAGGAATTGATCGTAGGCGAAAGTATAGAATCGTTAATTGAAAATGAGTTTTTGGCCGAAGTTGAAGTATTTCAATATAACATGGGGCTCACTTCATTAGAAATTGGATCCAATGGCGATTATACCGTTAAATCATCAGACGATTTATATTCGGGCGTGGGAATGTTGGACCAATTGTTACAAGCCTATTTAACGCACTCTAAAGGTAAGAAAACCTTGATTTTTAATAATGGTATTAATACCTCTATACAAGTGTATTACCACTTAAGAGCCGAAGGTTTGCCAGTAATGCATTTAGATAATACAGCTTCAAAAAAGGAACGTAAACAAATTTTGCGTTGGTTTAAAGAAACCCCGGACGCCATTTTAACATCAGTTAGTATTCTAACTACTGGATTTGATGAACCTACGATTGATACTATAATTTTAAACAGAGCAACCCGTTCGTTAACTTTATATTTTCAGATGATTGGTCGCGGTTCGCGAATTTTAAACAATAAGTCGAAGTTTTCTGTTATCGATTTAGGAAACAACTATCAGCGTTTTGGCCCTTGGGAAGCGCCATTGGATTGGCAGGCTATTTTCCGTTCGCCAGATTATTATATGGATAGGCTAATGAGTGATGACGAACTGGAAAGTCATTTTAGATATGAAATGCCAGACGAACTCAGAGCCGAATTCGCAAAAAGTAAAGAAGTTTATTTCGATATTAAAAAAACATATACCGAAGCAACCTTTAAAGGCGAATCGTCTAAAGTAGTGCTAGAACGTTCTATTGCGCAGCACGCGCATATTTGTATAGAAAACAGCGAAGATGTTTATGATGCTTTGGGCCTTGCAAAAATGTTAAACGACGATATTGACCATCGTATTGAAAAATACTCACAGTGCATTAGTAAAAGCACCCATAATTTTATTAGCTGGCTTAAAGACGACTACCGACTAAAACTGCGTAGTTACATTCGCGAAAATTTTGACGCCGTTTTTGAAGAAATTAACGGATTTCCACCTGAAGACTAA
- a CDS encoding peptidoglycan-binding domain-containing protein, translated as MSVFSLGSCDIGKIPANRKQFLKPYHKDGLTARAVSFRDDDRTTWRSFREGQANDVAELQEFLFKAGFMPRGVIDGIFDYVTQAAARLFQEYIRTIDPDGDPSMVPDGIVGTITMKHVERWKSQGIVADWDTSKAQNPSKEYGDWIKLLNKSKEHYKANPGPIMKAVNAFGNTHSTIKAPDWNFATDEIHLIGIRRKQDKSEANRRANDDLFVLLLNGLVFKFWGSTDPSKNMVGTRRNAPFLVEGQHKYRFGWHKISVEKKIYRALKPYDPAGVIILRDLNRDHALTPHDLTVAGSNSLELNNSINIHWSGMGQSNWSAGCQVIVGKNYINNKNELVDCSKFASTAYSQLNSASKKTKGAYNVLADLIVCYSKPGVDYVLYTLGREESLDLDANFGSNYAISALRKMNPSAI; from the coding sequence ATGAGCGTATTTTCACTTGGCAGCTGCGATATTGGTAAGATTCCTGCAAACCGTAAACAATTTCTAAAACCATATCATAAAGACGGACTTACTGCTCGGGCGGTTTCCTTTCGCGACGATGATAGAACCACTTGGCGCTCATTTAGAGAAGGACAAGCTAACGATGTGGCTGAGCTTCAAGAATTTTTATTTAAGGCAGGCTTTATGCCCAGAGGGGTTATTGATGGTATATTTGACTATGTAACTCAAGCGGCTGCGCGTTTGTTTCAGGAATATATTCGCACTATAGATCCAGACGGTGACCCAAGTATGGTACCCGATGGTATAGTTGGTACTATAACTATGAAACATGTGGAACGATGGAAGAGTCAAGGTATAGTAGCAGACTGGGATACTTCCAAAGCTCAAAATCCTTCAAAGGAATACGGTGATTGGATAAAACTTTTGAATAAATCAAAGGAGCATTATAAAGCTAATCCGGGCCCAATTATGAAAGCAGTAAATGCTTTCGGAAATACGCATTCAACAATTAAAGCTCCCGATTGGAATTTTGCCACAGACGAAATTCACTTAATTGGAATTCGCCGTAAACAAGACAAATCTGAAGCAAATAGACGTGCAAACGACGATTTGTTCGTGCTATTATTAAATGGATTGGTTTTTAAGTTTTGGGGTTCAACAGACCCGAGTAAAAATATGGTAGGCACTAGGAGAAATGCTCCCTTTCTAGTGGAAGGTCAACATAAATACCGTTTTGGATGGCATAAAATTTCAGTAGAGAAAAAGATTTACCGAGCCTTAAAACCCTACGATCCAGCTGGGGTAATAATTCTTCGTGATTTAAACAGAGATCACGCATTAACACCGCACGACCTTACAGTAGCGGGAAGTAATAGCTTAGAGTTAAACAACAGTATAAATATCCATTGGTCTGGTATGGGGCAATCTAATTGGTCTGCAGGCTGCCAAGTAATTGTTGGTAAAAATTACATAAACAATAAAAATGAGTTGGTGGACTGTTCAAAATTTGCTTCAACAGCTTATAGCCAACTTAATAGCGCCTCTAAAAAAACGAAAGGGGCATATAACGTATTGGCAGATTTAATTGTTTGCTATTCAAAACCTGGGGTAGATTACGTTTTATATACTTTGGGTAGAGAAGAGTCATTAGATTTGGATGCCAATTTTGGATCCAATTACGCTATCAGCGCTTTAAGAAAGATGAATCCCAGTGCTATTTAA
- a CDS encoding DEAD/DEAH box helicase, with product MESFNELNISKQLQYAIADLGFEKPTPIQAESFSVIMSGTDMVGIAQTGTGKTFAYMLPILQDLKFSKQLQPRVLVLVPTRELVLQVVEEIEKFGKYSSVRVLGIYGGTNINKQKQAAAEGADIVVATPGRLYDLIISRAIPLKMVKKVVIDEVDVMLDLGFRFQLTNILELLPNKRQNIMFSATMTDDVNVFIHDFFISPTTVSVAVSGTPLENISQYAYKVKNFYTKANLLKHLLLNDSDFKKVLVFVPNKKSADLLFDFLDEYFGSEVAVIHSNKTQNYRIRSIENFNSEKTRILVTTDVMARGLDLDQISHVINFDTPNFPENYMHRIGRTGRSEQEGTAILFYTEKEEAAKVAIEKLMDLKIKELEFPKEVEISEKLTYEEQPQVVEINNPINVEEVGPAFHEKKEKNKKENQGGSYKRTIKQKYKKPKTRGDKNYNKRKKGR from the coding sequence ATGGAGTCATTTAACGAGCTTAATATTTCCAAACAACTGCAATATGCAATTGCCGATTTGGGCTTTGAGAAGCCAACACCTATACAGGCTGAGTCTTTTTCAGTTATTATGTCGGGTACAGATATGGTTGGGATTGCCCAAACTGGAACTGGGAAGACGTTTGCGTATATGCTCCCGATTCTGCAAGATTTAAAATTTTCAAAACAGTTACAGCCAAGGGTTTTAGTTTTAGTACCCACGCGCGAACTGGTGCTCCAGGTAGTAGAAGAAATTGAAAAGTTTGGCAAATATTCATCTGTTCGGGTTTTGGGAATTTATGGCGGTACCAATATCAATAAACAAAAACAAGCCGCCGCAGAAGGTGCCGATATTGTCGTGGCTACTCCAGGGCGTTTATACGATTTAATTATTAGCAGGGCCATACCCTTAAAAATGGTTAAGAAAGTAGTAATTGATGAAGTAGATGTAATGTTGGATTTGGGATTTCGTTTTCAGCTTACGAATATTTTGGAGCTTCTGCCAAACAAAAGGCAGAATATTATGTTTTCTGCAACCATGACCGATGATGTAAATGTTTTTATCCACGATTTTTTTATTTCACCAACAACCGTTTCCGTGGCGGTGAGTGGTACGCCTTTGGAGAATATTTCGCAGTATGCGTATAAGGTCAAAAACTTTTATACCAAAGCAAATTTGTTGAAGCATTTACTTTTAAATGATAGCGATTTCAAAAAAGTGCTCGTTTTTGTGCCGAATAAAAAGAGCGCCGATTTACTTTTCGATTTTTTAGATGAGTACTTTGGAAGTGAAGTTGCTGTAATCCATTCAAATAAAACTCAGAATTACAGAATTCGTTCTATTGAAAATTTCAATTCTGAAAAAACGCGAATTCTGGTAACTACCGATGTAATGGCACGTGGATTGGATTTAGACCAAATTAGCCATGTAATAAATTTTGATACGCCAAATTTTCCTGAAAATTATATGCACCGTATAGGCCGTACTGGTAGGTCAGAGCAGGAGGGAACGGCTATTTTGTTTTATACCGAAAAGGAAGAAGCAGCCAAAGTTGCCATTGAAAAATTAATGGATCTTAAAATTAAGGAGTTGGAATTTCCTAAAGAAGTTGAAATTTCTGAAAAACTTACATACGAAGAGCAGCCTCAAGTTGTAGAAATAAACAACCCCATTAATGTTGAAGAAGTTGGTCCGGCTTTTCATGAAAAAAAGGAGAAAAACAAGAAAGAAAACCAAGGTGGATCGTATAAGCGTACTATAAAACAAAAATATAAAAAACCAAAAACCCGTGGCGATAAAAACTACAACAAGCGTAAAAAGGGACGTTAA
- a CDS encoding toll/interleukin-1 receptor domain-containing protein, producing the protein MALIPGYDYDIFISYVHADNESETLEEEGWIDQFYKYLDTKLNKHSKNIKIWWDSRNLDRSEVFDNSIEEAIDKSAIMICLYSRLYPQSEYCIKELEHFYKKVAKEKVGLTVGNRSRIIPVFMSNIPHTEWHDKLRGTSGFPFHDNNEYGDPLKNTSPEFGSAMIQLRNALVRIFDDLSKETTAAIQPSSQEAKEDKPFTIFLSEVNDSLLDRRDGIIADLKEKGYNVITGNDSATTLESHDDLTKEAIANSDFAVHILGNFPGRKISNETDARYIQRQTEIALESKIPQLIWVSRDTDFEKIENTEYKQFLQSLEDATHTSKKYEYVRGNEGELALLINNFAEQLQEVQAQKAATQSNEKGAPLKVLLDTHTDDFKQAFNLKKILNKYNVDLIFNPEDGDPQENIKSLYANINEAKKFIFLYGNETHKDWVDIRVKNTLKKLMDYDRYGQDIFIYVTPPEKDTGSIKVAQNPMVKLVDHSQEMSENDAVLEAFLNDLKADNL; encoded by the coding sequence ATGGCATTAATTCCAGGATACGACTACGATATTTTTATTAGCTACGTGCATGCCGATAACGAATCGGAAACTTTGGAAGAAGAAGGCTGGATAGATCAGTTCTATAAATATCTTGATACAAAACTAAACAAACACTCCAAAAATATTAAAATTTGGTGGGATAGCAGAAACTTGGATCGCAGCGAGGTTTTTGACAATTCTATTGAAGAAGCAATAGACAAATCGGCTATTATGATTTGCTTGTACTCCAGGTTATACCCACAATCGGAATACTGCATAAAAGAATTAGAACATTTTTACAAAAAGGTAGCTAAAGAAAAAGTTGGACTTACAGTAGGCAATCGCTCGCGGATAATTCCCGTTTTTATGTCCAATATTCCCCATACCGAATGGCACGACAAACTTCGCGGTACTAGCGGATTTCCCTTTCACGACAATAACGAATATGGCGATCCATTAAAAAACACCAGCCCCGAATTTGGTTCGGCAATGATACAATTGCGAAACGCCCTTGTTCGTATTTTTGACGATCTATCGAAAGAAACTACTGCTGCCATCCAACCCAGTTCGCAGGAAGCCAAGGAAGATAAGCCCTTTACTATTTTTCTGTCTGAAGTAAATGATTCTCTTTTAGATCGAAGAGACGGCATTATTGCCGATTTAAAAGAAAAAGGATACAATGTTATTACGGGCAACGATTCTGCAACTACTCTTGAAAGCCACGATGATCTTACAAAAGAAGCCATCGCCAATTCAGATTTTGCGGTTCATATATTAGGAAATTTTCCAGGACGCAAAATTTCGAATGAAACCGATGCACGTTATATTCAAAGACAGACCGAAATTGCTTTAGAATCAAAAATTCCCCAATTAATTTGGGTTTCAAGAGATACCGATTTTGAAAAAATAGAAAACACTGAATACAAGCAATTTCTTCAAAGTTTGGAAGATGCAACGCACACCTCCAAAAAATATGAATATGTTCGAGGCAACGAAGGCGAATTGGCCCTGTTAATAAATAATTTTGCCGAGCAATTGCAAGAGGTTCAAGCGCAAAAAGCTGCAACGCAAAGTAACGAAAAAGGAGCCCCGTTAAAAGTATTGCTAGACACGCATACCGATGATTTTAAACAAGCCTTTAACCTTAAAAAAATACTGAATAAATATAACGTAGATTTAATCTTTAACCCCGAAGATGGCGATCCACAGGAAAATATTAAGTCGCTATACGCAAATATAAACGAAGCTAAAAAATTCATTTTCTTATACGGCAATGAAACACATAAGGATTGGGTAGACATTCGTGTAAAAAACACCTTAAAAAAACTGATGGATTACGACCGCTATGGGCAAGATATTTTTATATATGTTACTCCGCCCGAAAAGGATACGGGATCTATAAAGGTAGCACAAAATCCTATGGTAAAATTGGTTGACCACAGCCAGGAAATGTCGGAAAATGATGCCGTATTGGAAGCATTCTTAAACGATTTAAAAGCTGATAATTTATGA